A genomic window from Salvia hispanica cultivar TCC Black 2014 chromosome 5, UniMelb_Shisp_WGS_1.0, whole genome shotgun sequence includes:
- the LOC125189413 gene encoding protein FAR1-RELATED SEQUENCE 5-like — MGESIIDFDLDVFPAVACVPACPDELRPYVGKKFHSLDEGIAFYEAYGRETGFDVRKRGIKSTRDVVTWQYLVCNREGLKVGIEMDEMHAQEGFITKRRRTSKRCECRARISLKYVFEAGFLGYVVQEFVEVHNHSMIELPFRRYMHINRRLGEVHRRFIWDCTKANIGPTMTFKFLNEFLGGYDTVGITVAELRNYVQGLKTYVEGSDAQMLLDEMARKKKACPDFTYHYQLGSSKELKALFWCDAISKRNYQLYGDVVSFDSTYNTNRYCMIFSPFTGKDNHGKPVTFGAALLSNETTESYSWLFKHFLESMGQAPKMIVTDQDRGMRAAIRDVLVDTKHRWCMWHIMLKLTDKIPRRCLENEELKKEISACVWSEVLEPEEFEDSWMGIMERYELLHVEWFVTMFDDREMWVPAYFRDFPMGSLIRTTSVSESENSFYKTFTRPRSNLVEFIMNFDHALAAQRNSSSKLDYMDSTIIPPFSSQLVLEKHAATKYTDHMFKRVQREIVDALHHCSTDGLLKDDVLEISTIKDKYSKSWVVTYTTSEDSYSCSCKLFGREGILCSHIFLVFKNRFLKVIPDKYFHVRWLKTALADAIRGPARCLTDPELLSDPNQQSKNKVADIFFSYMKKFDADSAIIDLFSAGIDELGKSLMTRIHEPSSGDKDKPVKDFYFAEKPAVVRVQPPSVVSTKGSKSDSKSRLVSAKEKAIKLNNKPLRQCKKCGEFGHHDSRNCGRQKGK; from the exons ATGGGTGAATCAATTATCGATTTTGATCTGGATGTTTTTCCAGCAG TTGCATGTGTGCCAGCATGCCCCGACGAACTCCGTCCTTATGTTGGTAAGAAATTCCATTCATTAGATGAGGGTATTGCCTTTTATGAAGCTTATGGTCGTGAAACTGGTTTTGATGTGCGTAAACGTGGAATCAAATCTACTAGAGATGTTGTTACGTGGCAATATCTTGTTTGTAACAGAGAGGGATTGAAGGTGGGGATTGAAATGGATGAGATGCATGCACAAGAGGGTTTTATAACCAAACGTAGACGCACATCCAAAAGGTGTGAATGTAGGGCGCGAATATCACTCAAGTATGTATTTGAGGCTGGATTTTTGGGGTATGTTGTTCAAGAATTTGTGGAAGTTCACAATCATAGTATGATTGAACTTCCGTTTAGACGTTACATGCATATTAACCGTAGGTTGGGTGAAGTACACAGGCGATTCATATGGGACTGCACGAAAGCCAATATTGGACCCACCATGACATTCAAATTCTTGAATGAGTTCTTGGGCGGCTATGACACTGTTGGAATCACCGTGGCAGAACTTAGGAATTATGTCCAAGGTCTGAAAACTTATGTCGAAGGTTCTGATGCACAAATGTTGTTAGATGAAATGGCGAGGAAAAAGAAGGCATGTCCTGATTTCACATATCACTATCAGCTTGGGAGTTCAAAAGAGTTGAAAGCGCTTTTCTGGTGCGATGCAATATCTAAGCGGAATTATCAACTGTATGGTGATGTTGTCTCCTTCGACTCCACATACAATACCAATAG GTATTGCATGATATTTTCACCCTTCACGGGCAAGGACAACCATGGAAAGCCAGTCACATTTGGAGCTGCACTCTTATCCAATGAGACCACAGAATCTTATTCTTGGCTCTTCAAGCACTTTTTGGAATCCATGGGTCAAGCTCCTAAGATGATTGTTACCGACCAAGATAGAGGTATGAGAGCAGCTATTCGTGATGTTTTGGTGGATACAAAGCATAGATGGTGCATGTGGCACATTATGCTTAAACTTACCGACAAAATTCCAAGGAGATGTCTAGAAAATGAAGAGTTGAAAAAAGAGATTAGTGCTTGTGTGTGGTCTGAGGTACTAGAGCCGGAAGAGTTTGAAGATTCATGGATGGGGATAATGGAGCGTTATGAGCTTCTTCATGTCGAGTGGTTTGTAACAATGTTTGACGATAGAGAGATGTGGGTCCCTGCCTATTTTAGAGACTTTCCCATGGGGTCTCTTATTAGGACGACGTCTGTTTCCGAGTCTGAGAATAGCTTTTATAAAACATTCACCAGACCTCGCTCCAATCTAGTTGAGTTCatcatgaattttgatcaTGCCTTGGCTGCACAGAGAAATTCTAGCTCGAAGTTAGATTATATGGATTCAACTATTATACCACCGTTCTCCAGTCAGTTGGTATTAGAAAAGCATGCTGCAACAAAGTACACTGATCACATGTTCAAGAGAGTGCAACGTGAGATAGTGGACGCATTGCACCATTGTAGCACTGATGGTTTGTTGAAAGATGATGTGTTAGAGATCTCCACAATAAAGGACAAGTATAGTAAATCTTGGGTTGTTACCTACACGACCAGTGAGGATTCGTATTCCTGTTCTTGCAAATTGTTTGGGAGAGAGGGAATTCTTTGTAGtcatatatttttggttttcaaGAACAGGTTTTTGAAGGTTATACCTGATAAGTACTTCCATGTGAGGTGGTTGAAGACTGCCTTAGCTGATGCTATTCGTGGACCAGCTCGATGTTTGACAGATCCTGAACTTTTATCAGATCCAAACCAACAGTCAAAGAATAAAGTTGCTGACATATTTTTCAGTTACATGAAAAAATTTGATGCTGATAGTGCCATCATTGATTTGTTTTCAGCTGGAATTGATGAGCTTGGGAAGAGTCTTATGACAAGAATCCATGAACCATCTTCAGGAGACAAGGATAAGCCAGTTAAAGATTTCTATTTTGCTGAAAAGCCAGCTGTGGTTAGAGTACAGCCACCATCAGTTGTGTCCACCAAAGGTTCGAAAAGTGATTCCAAAAGTCGTTTGGTGTCCGCGAAGGAAAAGGCTATAAAGTTGAAC